The following are from one region of the Periophthalmus magnuspinnatus isolate fPerMag1 chromosome 5, fPerMag1.2.pri, whole genome shotgun sequence genome:
- the npepl1 gene encoding probable aminopeptidase NPEPL1, with translation MANVMLEFKASAGDSEPQNRPVLVLGTQANLQQVNWSQIKGKLQPVVSKEIWQAALSALNPNPTDSCPLYLNVAAVASLPARVSRHNSPSAAHFVARLVRSCLPGGNNRCIVMVCERSDIFASACAISRAFPVFSRRSLASRRTEKKRVTVEFMIVGADSSPLEPNELECLSNAADGVRLAARIVDTPCNEMNTDHFLDEIKAVGAELGITPVIIRGEELKHKGFGGIYGVGKAAEHPPALAVLSHTPEGATQTIAWVGKGIVYDTGGLSIKGKTTMPGMKRDCGGAAAILGAFKATIKRGFKDNLHAVFCLAENSVGPTATRPDDIHTLYSGKTVEINNTDAEGRLVLADGVVYACKDLSADIILDMATLTGAQGISTGKYHAAVMTNSNQWEAACVRAGRSSGDLAHPLVYCPEMHFSEFTSAMADMKNSVADRENAQSSCAGLFIASHLGFDWSGVWVHIDIASPVHAGERATGFGVALLLALFGQASDDSILNQVSPLGAASSSAPGEAMERDCKRRRLV, from the exons ATGGCGAACGTGATGCTGGAGTTTAAGGCTTCTGCCGGCGACTCCGAGCCACAAAATCGCCCGGTTTTGGTGCTCGGAACACAGGCTAATCTGCAGCAGGTCAACTGGAGTCAAATCAAAGGGAAACTACAACCCGTGGTCAGCAAAGAG ATCTGGCAGGCAGCTCTCTCTGCGCTGAACCCAAACCCCACAGACAGCTGCCCCCTGTACCTGAATGTGGCAGCGGTCGCTTCACTTCCTGCTCGGGTCAGTCGTCATAACAGCCCCTCGGCGGCGCATTTTGTCGCCCGCCTTGTCCGCTCCTGTCTGCCCGGTGGAAACAACCGCTGCATCGTG ATGGTGTGTGAGCGCTCGGACATCTTTGCCTCTGCCTGTGCCATCTCCAGAGCGTTCCCAGTGTTCTCCCGTCGCTCTTTGGCCTCGAGACGAACCGAGAAGAAACGCGTCACCGTGGAGTTCATGATTGTCGGAGCAGACAGCAGCCCCCTGGAGCCCAATGAGCTAGAG TGTCTGTCCAATGCTGCTGATGGAGTCCGGTTGGCTGCTCGAATCGTCGACACTCCATGCAACGAGATGAACACAGACCACTTTTTGGAT GAAATCAAAGCTGTTGGTGCTGAACTAGGAATTACTCCAGTGATCATTCGAGGAGAAGAACTGAAACATAAAGGGTTTGGAG GGATCTATGGAGTGGGTAAAGCAGCAGAGCACCCTCCAGCTTTAGCCGTCCTGAGCCACACACCAGAGGGCGCCACTCAGACCATCGCATGGGTCGGAAAAGGGATTGTGTACGACACTGGTGGACTCAGCATCAAGGGAAAA ACCACAATGCCAGGGATGAAGAGAGACTGTGGTGGAGCTGCTGCTATCCTGGGAGCGTTCAAAGCCACGATCAAACGG gGATTTAAGGATAACCTCCATGCTGTGTTTTGCCTCGCGGAGAATTCAGTTGGACCCACAGCCACTCGCCCTGATGACATCCACACTCTCTACTCTGGAAA gaCAGTGGAGATTAATAACACAGATGCAGAGGGCCGGCTGGTGCTCGCTGATGGAGTGGTCTATGCCTGTAAAGACCTGTCCGCTGACATCATCCTGGACATGGCCACACTCACAGGGGCTCAG GGCATCTCCACAGGGAAGTACCACGCTGCTGTAATGACCAACAGTAACCAGTGGGAGGCTGCGTGTGTCCGGGCCGGTCGCAGCAGTGGAGATCTGGCCCATCCTCTGGTCTACTGTCCAGAAATGCACTTCAGCGAATTCACCTCTGCTATGGCTGACATGAAGAACTCTGTTGCT GACCGAGAAAATGCTCAGAGCTCCTGTGCTGGCCTCTTCATCGCATCTCACTTGGGCTTTGACTGGTCTGGAGTCTGGGTCCACATCGACATTGCTTCACCTGTCCACGCT GGTGAGCGTGCCACAGGTTTTGGTGTGGCTCTGCTCTTGGCTCTCTTCGGTCAAGCCTCCGATGACTCCATTTTGAACCAGGTCTCTCCTCTGGGcgccgcctcctcctctgcaccaggCGAAGCGATGGAACGAGACTGCAAGCGGCGAAGATTAGTCTaa